One Zeugodacus cucurbitae isolate PBARC_wt_2022May chromosome 3, idZeuCucr1.2, whole genome shotgun sequence genomic region harbors:
- the LOC128920523 gene encoding uncharacterized protein LOC128920523 → MNELKTEKLKKKRCQIISNEMIALWSKLNFPSITRIAAQRKITEVLNDYSTFLKFPDGRNVTMAFNKLCDITDLKGVWLGTEDKMLYELQTSANGEVGYTTATAVCVHPSKAALLRKNVQSTSCLNKVALNTSTSSAESVKQSHSPPVGEYKAPLQRKRNAKCSTKAAVTMVTTAHVSTKNAAKICNELSKEGINIATPTQAGIHKAMIKAALNLEKNYKNSLRDDIWCIHFDGKKFGKKEVQVVVLTNETKEVRVAAMVLENGKSLSIFEGIRNVLDKFNLWNSIKMIVSDTTNVNTGVKSGVVRLLQNCFQEKHLSTPQYIGCQHHVLDLILKHVMNEVLGGKSTSPNISYDIFTELYLSCT, encoded by the exons atgaatgaattaaaaacggagaaattgaaaaagaaaagatgCCAGATTATTTCAAACGAAATGATTGCCTTGTGGTCGAAACTAAACTTTCCGAGCATAACACGTATAGCTGCACAACGGAAGATAACAGAAGTTTTAAATGattattcaacatttttaaaattcccggATGGCAGAAATGTTACAATGGCGTTCAACAAGTTATGTGATATAACTGATTTAAAAGGTGTCTGGCTAGGAACTGAGGACAAAATGTTGTATGAACTCCAAACATCTGCAAATGGAGAAGTTGGGTACACAACAGCTACAGCAGTTTGTGTGCATCCCTCCAAAGCTGcccttttaagaaaaaatgttcaaagcaCCTCGTGTTTAAATAAAGTGGCGCTCAACACTTCAACATCATCAGCTGAATCTGTCAAGCAATCACATTCTCCACCTGTTGGTGAATATAAAGCTCCTCttcaaagaaaaagaaatgcgAAGTGTTCAACAAAAGCAGCAGTGACAATGGTAACAACAGCCCATGTAAGCACCAAAAATGCCGCTAAAATATGCAATGAATTGTCCAAAGAAGGAATAAATATAGCAACACCAACACAAGCAGGTATTCACAAAGCGATGATTAAAGCAGCGCTGaacttggaaaaaaattataagaattccTTAAGAGATGACATTTGGTGCATTCATTTCGACGGCAAGAAATTTGGGAAGAAAGAAGTGCAGGTCGTGGTGTTAACAAATGAAACTAAGGAAGTAAGAGTAGCGGCAATGGTTCTTGAAAACGGGAAAagtttgtcaatttttgaag GAATAAGGAATGTATTGGATAAATTTAACCTTTGGAATTCCATTAAAATGATTGTTAGTGACACAACAAACGTTAATACAGGGGTTAAAAGTGGAGTTGTTCGTTTACTGCAGAATTGTTTTCAGGAAAAACATTTGTCCACACCGCAGTATATTGGATGCCAACATCATGTATTAGATTTAATTTTGAAGCATGTGATGAATGAAGTACTAGGTGGAAAGTCGACATCGCCAAACATCAGTTATGACATATTTACCGAATTGTATTTGTCTTGTACTTAA